A region of the Aphelocoma coerulescens isolate FSJ_1873_10779 chromosome 1, UR_Acoe_1.0, whole genome shotgun sequence genome:
agaccagacccttctactGCTTCAACAGGACCACATCtctcacttcaggaggactgcaacCACCATCtaatcagactgctaccaccaccctgcccgacagggtgtcaggttgtatcctgaccctgtcagtgtttctgtactactgcatttatttttaattttcctattaaattgtagttctgaTTTAGAGtctctcactggtttgctttcaaactagtacaaggGCCTAAACCATGATGTAAGGAAGACTGATCTCCTGAGCATCCCCCATCCTCATGGAGAAAGCAGGCAGTTTGGGACAGGATACCATCTGTTAGATTGGTTTCCGCTGGAAGTTCGTCTCTGTTCCGGCGTGTGTTGAAGTGAATGCATCtgagtaattttaatttttttttttttagttcagaTGAATCAGCAGATATGAGTCCAAAAGCTgcataagttaaaaaaaacttCTGGCAGTCTACAGACcagtttttcaaaatatttttaactgagCTCTCATCTACACCAGCCTCTAAAAAGATGTCCACTTCTAAAGTGTGAAGCATCCTCTTGTGGTTATTTCTGTCTCAGCACTCAAATGTACAGTTAATCCTTGTTTTAGAACAAGTTCCCCTCTGATATTCCTTGGTGGAAGGTGACACAGCCATAAGTACCAATATTTAAAGTAACATCCATGGCATGTGGTGGACAATCCCTATGGCACATCTGGGGCTGAATGCCATCAGCAAACTCAATCCCTTCAATCGTGACTTTCCCTTGCTGCTGCAATGGCTTGAACTTCTGTTTGATTTTTAGTGATAAATTAAAAATCTGGAGCACTACCAAGTTATCTAACTGGTGTTATTTTTTAAGATATTTGTGTTGCAGCAATGCCTTACCAGGTACAATTTACAGGTTAAAACTCCAGCATTTCAGGTGCTGCACAAACCTAGTAAACTATCCTGCATGCTAGGAAATTCTGCTCTGGATCAACAAGATGTGCAGAAGGATGATGTAAGGAACAAACCAGTGGCAAGGGATGGATAGTATAGCAGAATACTGACAGGGCTATCATGGGAATAAAATGTAAAGATGCTATTAATGTCACATCAAGATTGCACAATCAAAAGATGATAAATGGAAACATTAAGACTCCTATGACACTTCCTGAAAATGGCAATGCAGCTGTCTTATTTACAGTAAGGTCTATAGCTGAAAACACATTTACAAGAGTATTTGGAAGTAGGTTTTGAAAAATACCCAGGAATGAGAATGTGATGCATGTGCAGCAGGGCTGAATTACCACTGCTGTTGGATCTGTAGGTTTCTGGGTTTAATAATCACTCTCAGAATATGTGGGGGATTTtagagaagaagcagggaaaatgaaacatggggagaaaaatgcaaaatccaAAATGCAAAACATCAGGTTGCCCTAACTAATAATAACCTTCTGGTAGCAGCTGTTGATACAGACTAAGAAGTGTATGCTTTCCAGTCCCCTTATGCCCGGAGAGTGTGAGTGCTCAGACACTGAAACCTCACATGCTCTGTCGATGGGGATCAGCACTTCTGTTCAATTCCTGACAGTTTCCCTCATCAAACTTATTCAAATGCCCAAGAAAGTCAGTGACTGCCTTAGATTTTGAATCCGGGATAAACATGCCATGTTTTTGATTGGAAAACAAATGCATGAGATGAGCAAAATTAGGCAATtataaaaaacattttcccaCATCACTCAAAGCAGCATAGGGTCTCCCCtgccaaaagacagaaaataaaactcaCCTTTATCTAGAGAAGTAGTGACCTTGCAAGCCTGGGAAATTGTACGTTCGAGGGCAATGTGTCAGACTATTATGAAGGAGGAAAACAAGGCTCTAGTACCAGAACTCACTACCAAACAGGTTCACCTAATAACATTCAGCTCTTGGTTGTGTGGTCACTGCTCACTGCCAGTCACATCAAGGATAAGTATTAATGGCCAAAGTCATTGTAGTTACTGAATTAGGTAGGAGGaataaaaaagcagcagcaggcaggcagaAGTCCTTTTTTTATATGAATAAAATTTTATTGAATTTTTTACAATTagaaagaacaaagaaagaGGAGCAAACAGTCTTATGGAGGGTAGGAACCAGAAGAGCTTTCCCAGTAGAGGAGGGCACCTGCTGAGGGCAGTGTTCCTGTAAATATCACACAGGGGTTGTTACAAAAGCAGAGAGAATGTGTCTGGGCTTTTctttgattgttttttttttcttcccacatCAGGGTTTCTAAAGCCACTCTTCTTCCCCCATCAATCCTACCACTCGGCAGCAAAGTGAGCAGACAGGCAGGAAAGAGGACTGCTCCAGTGAAATGtgagcacacacagagcaaCCTCCTGCCTGCACCACCAGGGGGGTTTGCACATATTCTGGATGCAGTTGTgtagaaagggaaggaagggaagttggatttttatctcctttttctttcctttttctttttttcttttttttttttttttttttttgttttttgtttttattttaagaaaagaagGCACAAAATCTCAGCCAAGCTTCAAACCTAGTGCTGCTTGGGAGCTCCCAGTCTCCCAAAAAGCCAGTGTGTCTATGTGGGAACCCAGCCCtcacctctccctcctcttcctcagagtATGTGTTTGCATTTGTACTGCTCAGGTAGAAGGCCCTGCCCAAGGTTTGTGCACTGCTAGGGAAAGTAAAGCCGTGCCAGAATAAGGAAAGTGGGGATGAGGCCAAGTCTGTTGGCTTAAACAGACCATTTTTCCAATGTGAGAACTATGGGAAGTCACCTGTGACTCCCCACATTGCTTTTCCAAGAGCAGACCTGGGAGGGCTCTGGTGCTTTTTGAGGTGATCACTGCCTTTGCCCGTGCAAGGGTTGGTGTTATGCAGGAGAGCCAAGACACCTATCCAGGCGTGGCCTCTTTGAACCAGTGCTCTCTAGGAGGGGAAATCCCAGCCCTCAGTCCAGCCCTCCAAATGGCATCAGGTTCTGTCAGAGGTTTCAACTCTTGGTTTTGATTAAGGCTACTTAGTTGCAATAGAAAAAAGTAGAGGTGCCAGCCACAACCACCTGCCAGGCTGCAAGGAGATGGCCGGGCCACTGGCAGATGCCACCAGTACCCAGTCCTGGGACACTGAGGGAAGTGggggaggcagagagagagtgTGTTGGCTTCCTAAAGCAGGAAACAAATCCTGCCAACATGTCTGTGCATGTGGGAGAGCAGGAATGAAAACTCTGATGCCTCTCTGTGAAGGCTCCAAGCACAACGTGTTCCCTGCCATGCTGCCAAGCCCTGCAAATCCTGATGAATAAAACCCACCATGCAAACATCAAAGTTGTGGGGTTTGAAGTCACTTGCCCTAAACCAGAGCAGCCCAGGGGCAACAGATGCCTCATGAACCTGCCTAGTGCTCTCCTACACCGTCCAGCTCCTCTTTGCCTCCTGAATAACCCCAGCAACAccccaagaaaagaaaaaaaagagttgcAAGCCctagagcagcagcagaagtagcagcagcaggagcagcaatgCAGCCTCACCCTGCACCAAGTGTCTGAGGGAAAGATGCTCAGACGGCTGCATCCGCCACAGCTATAAATAGGGCTCTGGTGGCACTCCAACCTAGTGCAGGAGAAACACCCAGCCTGAGGACCtgcatgtgtctgtgtgtgagtgcctgtgtgtgtgtctctgtgtgctGAGGTGGGAGGAAGAActgcaaaaaataaacacaaatgcTCCCCAGTCTGCACCCTCACCCAACCATCCCCTTGGCTGGGCTGGTGGCTGTGCCTGCCTTCATCTTGCCCCTCCAGCCTGTCCCATGCCTCTTCACACCCGGCTCCAGTGCACAGTACTCACTAATTCAGCAGTGGAACCAAGGCCATgggaagctggggctgctcagccttccctgccccaaCACAGGCCGTCGTCCTCttggaaacaaaacagcaacaacaatggaaaaaaaaataatatatatatatatctcccGAACCTCCCTGAAAGACCCAAATGGATGGAATCAGTCCCCAACAAAACcaacaggaaataaaagcaaaatttccCCCCAGGGTCAGGCCCGAGTGCATGTCCCAGCTGGGGCCCAGCAGCCCGGGAGCATGTCCCGACCTCCCTGCTGGTCTGGCCTTGGCACATCTGTGGCGTCCATCGGCGCgaggagctccagcagctgggggaaaaGCGGCTCGGACAGGGCTGTCCCACTAGCTGGCAGCAGCCTCGAGAGGGAAGCGCAGGTGGAGACGTAAGTGTGTGACACCCCGCCACCTCGCTGCCTTTCAGGAAGGAGTAGGGTGGGTCTCTTCACCCCACCAGGGATGAGAGGCCCCTTGCTCAGCTCTCAGCCGCCGACGCGGTCCTACACCAGGGAGCCAGCCCGGCTCTGGGCGGGCACCATGACGGGGACAGCCCCGATCCGCTCCAGCGTGGCCTGGCTGACTGCATAGGAACGGGTGTGCGGCAGCCGTGGCTTCCTGCTGACGGAACCATTGCTCCGGATCACCTCCTGAGGCGACGGCGCCGTGCTGGCCGTCACCACCAGTGTCTTAGGGGGAGCCGGGGATGGGTGGCCGCCGTTGGCATAGACGGGGCGGGCACTCGTGCTCCCTGAGCGGGAGAAGGGGGGCTGGTGAGCATCGTTGCTGTTGCTGAAGCGGGTGAAGGAGTCTGTGGCGTGGTTGGCTTTGGGGTCGTTCCAGTAGCGGCTGTTGTAGGTGTTGGAGGAGGTGAGGGTGTCGTTCTCTGATGAGGACGCATCAGCGTGGAACGTCTTTGCGGCCGAGGAGCATTTGGGTGGCAGGTCATCCTCcctgggaaggagaaggtgtGAGGGCATATGGAGGATGCTGGCCCACTTGTCCAACACCCTCACCCCCAACCACCATGCTGGGGTCAACACCATTGATTCAAGGAGAAGGACAGCACCAATGTGAATCAGCATTGCTCCCTGGCCTGTTTGCCCATCCATCTTTGCAGGACCCACCTGTGTGCTCCCTGTGCCTATCACTGAGGCAAATGACCCATGCTCATGTGTCTACCCAGAAAGTCACAGTCACAGCCACTGGTACTTCACAGGCAGTCAGTATGACTGTACAATCAGTGCAGCTGATCCTCAAGGGACCTGTAGAAAGCTGCCAGAAGGAAACCCTGTGACTGTAACAACAGAGAATATCACAGCTGTATCTCCAGAGCTTTTCAGCTATCACTGTCTGGCATTATGGGTCAGAATTCCCACCTCATCACTCTTCTACAGAGATAACAGCATGAAGTCCCATCCCTCttgctggcagaggggttggaattagatgatcttttaaggcccttccaacccaaactgttctgtgattctatgaagcCAAATTAAAAAGCTCTCATTAAAGGCaatactgaaaacaaaatctgtTGTTACCATTCTTCATTTTCTCAATTTTCTGGACATATATGGACATCTTCCCCTAACCCCAGGGAACACACCCAGGATTAACAAGAAATAAGATTTCCAATTCCACTCTTGTCAGCCGCAGCTTTTGCTCGGAGGTCCCCCACTATCAGCTTTCCCTGACCCTTACCTTATCTCATTGggaatttcctcctcctcttcttctttgtgtttatttttccagtagAACAGTGCTACAGCCACCAACACAATACAAACAACGAGCACAACAGCGCCTGTGGCCACCGCTCCTGCAATCAGGCCGATACTCCGTGGGTGAGCTGTGGAGATGATCGAACAGAGCATGGAGAAGAAATCAGGGATGGGCTGTGGCCATCTATAAGCACATGAAGCTTGGGCAGGGAGAAAGGCAATGTTCCCATTCCAGGGCACTATTATCTTCTGATAGAGAGGCACGTGATGGCTCACAGCAAACGTGGTTACACACCTTACTGTCACAAGACAGAAGCAGGTGGTCAAGCCTCCCCTGGCAAAATACTTACGTGCAATGACTTGCAGGTCCAGAAGGCAAGTGCTGGTTCCAATGGCATTTGAAGCCACACATTGGTAAAGACCTGAGGACACAGTGCTGATATTTCGGAGAGTGACAGTGCCCTGGACTTGGTCTAGTCAGAGAGAAAAGACGGATTTAAATCCCTCCCCCGCTTGAGGAAAACCATGAAAAGGCAAAGCCAGCAAATAGAGAACTTTGGTGTGAGACTattaagagagaaataaattagGAAATAACCTTGAGATGGAAGCATTGTgcatgcacatacacacacagagacaagaTTAGGTCTTAAGGAGCTTACACtagatgtttctttttcttcttatagAGGAATTTCTGCGGATGAAAGCTTGGAACTCTCAGTATTGTGTGAGAACAGGGAAGAAAGAGATGCGAAATTACCTATACCAGATCTACTTGTTAAATTAACTGCAGAACCCCTACTCTCCTATCCCTTGGCTCTCCATCTTCTGCTCTGCCAATATTCCTCATTCCTGAATTATATGAAACTGAAAGCTGGCATATTCTTAAAATACAGCAACATAAAGGGCAAAAAGTACAACTATGAGTATTTGCTCAGGACACTTAGGCTAAGAAAACTTATGGGTGGGACTTGAGGCTGGGAAGCACCAGTTTGATCAGAGCTGTGCTTCTACACACATCTGAAAAGCAGCTCTGGCAGTAATTTATTGGAGAACAGTGGCATCAGTGTGAGAAGCTGGCAGTATTTTCCTGATGTAATTCTGCCTCTCTTTTCCCTGTTTCATTCTATAAACCTTTCATTTGGTGTAAAATGCAGGTGAGTTGGCAGATGAAATTTCCAGCCACGTGCCAGCATCTAGCAAccactttctctctcttccattCAACCCAATCCTTGTTTTTCAATAGGGAACATGTTTCTGTACCAAAAAAACCTATGAAAATTTAAGTGGCCTCTGGAGGGTATCCAGTCCACCATGGGCTTTAGGAATCTTCGTTCCAGTAAAGGGACCATGCAAATGATGGCAGACGCTCAATGAGCCATGCCACCTCTGGCAGCTCAGACAAGGGAAAGCTCAGGCTGCCACCTGGGAAGTAAGAGGATAATCAACAAAATGAGCACCTTGTGTGGCAGTTGGGGGCAACCTGGGGACATTGTCCAGTTTCTCCCAGAGGTATGTTGGCCGGGGTATGCCTTCTTCTGAGCTGCAGGTCAGTGTGATATCGCTGCCCACGTCCAGGGACCCCTGGATTCTGCAAAGCGGGACAGAAGGAGGAACTGCGAGAGAAGAGGGGAAGGTGATAGCAAATCAGGAAATGTGACCAAACAGTGGAGTGTAGGCTCACTCTAGACATGGGCTGCTGGGAAAAGCAAGGAGAGTGGCATGAGCTGTCAAGGGGACAAGACTGAGGCAGCAGACAAGAACTCATTGTGGTTTGGGGGGTGACAATTCACACAAAGATTCCTGACCCACCAGCCCGTCAAGGTTACAGACTACTCCTGATTTGCACAGGACCCAGTTCTCCTTGGATCCCTCCCTTGAGAAAAAGGTGAATATTTCTGTGTTTGAGACATCAAGGATGGTGAAAGTTAACAGAGCTGCAGACAAAATTTACTGTGATTGGGTTTTGCTTTCATATCCCTATAATGGCATGCACTCTGGAGTATTTAGCATCAATGGAAGCATCCAGAACTAATTGCTTTCATGGAAAGGAAGCAAAGATATAAAGTCATTCTCTCCTCTGTTGCTATGCGCCAAACCCCTTACGCTCCTTTCAGCCCTCCAGGATGCCCTCGTACTTTATTCCTGCTTCTTTGCAACTCCACATCACAATACCAGCACAAAAACTTTCTCTCCACCATATTTTACAACTTCATTATATGCTGCCTGCATATGAAGTCTATGTGCCCTACAAACTCCCAGAGTACTCACAAGGCAGCCCATTCTTCACCACAGGATGTCTGTGGGCTCAAATGCAAACACAGTACTATATTGCTAATGATGCACTATCATGCACAGAGATCCTCTTGTCCCtgttcccccctttcccccataATACCAGTAAACACACCCAAGACAGTAAGTCCAATGACTCCAATATTCCTGATGCCTCGGTCGGGAAGATTGTTGACCAAACACTGGTATGTGCCAGTATCCGATAGCTGAGTGTTGTTGATGAAGATGGAGGCACTGGTGGTTGGCATTGTCACAGCAAACCCCACTCGCCCATAGAACTGGGGTGCACCACCAAAGATCTGACCCCCTTGGTAGAGAATAacctggaaaagaaaggaaggctCAAACAACACTCTGCGGAAGCTGAGCAAGGAGGAAGAACAGCAAGCAAAACACGGGCTTACAAAGCTGAAAGGACCACTTACTAAAGGATCTCTGAATAACCAAACCTCAATATACATCCTAGCACAGGTGTTTTTTCCAAAAGAGGAACACACTCTGTAGCCCATTTTATGTCAATGAAAATGTTCACAGAGGTAGCAGACCAGAAAGATACCCAAATCTTCTGGCACAGCTGGATTGGCAACACCAGCCTACTTCATATAATAGTCATTACCCGTCTGGACAGGATCAGTGTGCAGAAGCAGAGGCTCTCTGCAGGTCAGTGAGTACTTTGATGAAAAGCATCTGCCCCGTGGACGGTATCCTTTTGAATCTCCGTCAGCAAGATCCTGCCATGATTTGACACTGCTTGCTGAAGATATTTGGGATGAGCTGAATTGGACAGGCAATGCAACCTTTGAACCTGCACAGCCTCCGCCAGTCAGACTGTACTCAGACCGGGTCCCTGAGGAGCAAGTATTCTTCAGTGCAGGTTCTCACACTGAATACAAAATGTGGTGAGGGCAGCATGGCCCAAGACAGATGTATTTCAGAGAAATGGCATTCTTCTGTTGTCAGAGTATGTGGGCAAAAAACAGGCCAGTGTATCTCAGGTTATGATTCTTGTGCCCACAATTATATACTCTCATTTGCTAATATTCATAAGAATGGGACTTGCAAAAGCAACAGAGTGAAAAAATAAGGGAAGTAAAAGGGGCAATGATTCCATGAGAGGTTATGTGTTAGAGGATACTTTACATAGATTTCACAGGCTTaaggctgcagctgctcccaggcccACCAAATTCCATATCCACTGCACCAAAACCTGGATTATATCTCCTGTGCTCTTTTGAATACACAAACCACTAGAGGCCCAGGGCAGCACTACAGCATCACATACACTTGCCCCTGCTGCACATCCAGCCAAGGACACAATGTGCATCTGCTAACAAAACATTGACTAGAACAGATTCATGTAAGATCCAGAGGGCATGTTCAGCAGTGAAGGGACAATGAAATTCTGGGACAGCCATAGACTCAGCATTGTAGAGGGCCTACATCCACAAAAGGGTGGAGAACAGGAAAGCCCCAAGGAAATACATGCTCCAGTAAGAAAAGACCTACCTGTTGAGGCTGGTTGGCATTTGAAAGAGGAATGACCATCCAGATGACATTAAGGTTAGTGAGAGCAGCGTTAGTGGTGAAGGTGCAGGGCAACACTGCTGTCTGGCCTCGGGCAACCTGGATACTCCCTGAACTGACTGACACCTCCAGAGGACACACCAGACCTGAAACGAGAAGGACACACAGTTCAAGCACTTCAAGAGAAAGACACAAAGTTGAAAGTACTGCAGGTCACCCCACTGTGTTGGTTTAACACAGCCTAGTTTTAGTGGGCAGGAAAAAGCCGCTTGAAGTTTCTACTGTGTCCGGCACAGAGCCAATCACTAAAAGCTCTGACGATGGGCAGGTTACTAGCCCAATTAGAGAAgttggtaacgcctctgtgatgacatatttaagaaaggaaaaacggTGGGAagctctcttttcttctcctgagGGGTGATGAGGTGACTGCTGGGACCCAtcctggcaggggctgcaggggcccATCCCGTCACGGGCCACCGGGCGCTGCGCAGCTGGGGCTTTCCGGAGGCCGGGACTGCATGGCCAGGGACCTCCTGAGGCTGGGACTGCATGGCCAGGGCCCTCCCGAGGCCGGGACCATGTGGCTGGGGCCGCCCATGCAGTGCCAGCAGAGACCATGTGACCAGCAACAAAAACATGGCGAACAATTCCCTGATATGGAGCCCAAACAAAATCAGCCTTCTCAGTGCAGTGAAGCTCTGTAAGAACTTTTCAATCGATAGAACTTGAGAACAATAATACCCACGGACAACAACTTTCTTCCAAGTCAGAGGAGAAGTGAGGACACGTGAGGAGAACCAACATGgcggcaccaaggtcagtgaaaagaaggagagggaagaagtgcTCCAAGCACTGGAAGAAGTGCTCCAAGCAAGCCATGGTGAGGACTATAATACAACAAACTGTCTCCCTGTAATTCATGAGGTGCATGGggggtgcagagatccacctgcagcccatgaggAACGGTGCTCACGCTGGAGTGCATGGATGCTaaaaagctgtaatctagtgaGGAACTCGAACAGAGGGAGAGGACccttgcttccagagatagagaacCCTTGCTTCCAGACTAGagcagctcatccttaaaagactaaaccccatAAACTAAAATGACCCACGCTGGGCAGTTGTGGGAAGACTGCTtggcccgtgggagggactcacattACAGGAGGTAGGGCAGGCTGCTGTTTGTGAAAGTTAAAGCCACGCTGgaaaagttcacagagaactatCTCCCGTGGGAA
Encoded here:
- the IGSF11 gene encoding immunoglobulin superfamily member 11 isoform X3 translates to MVIPLSNANQPQQVILYQGGQIFGGAPQFYGRVGFAVTMPTTSASIFINNTQLSDTGTYQCLVNNLPDRGIRNIGVIGLTVLVPPSVPLCRIQGSLDVGSDITLTCSSEEGIPRPTYLWEKLDNVPRLPPTATQDQVQGTVTLRNISTVSSGLYQCVASNAIGTSTCLLDLQVIAPHPRSIGLIAGAVATGAVVLVVCIVLVAVALFYWKNKHKEEEEEEIPNEIREDDLPPKCSSAAKTFHADASSSENDTLTSSNTYNSRYWNDPKANHATDSFTRFSNSNDAHQPPFSRSGSTSARPVYANGGHPSPAPPKTLVVTASTAPSPQEVIRSNGSVSRKPRLPHTRSYAVSQATLERIGAVPVMVPAQSRAGSLV
- the IGSF11 gene encoding immunoglobulin superfamily member 11 isoform X2; translated protein: MAPKILVETAIPLHMLPGPLVPPPGKQKGAQKSLVCPLEVSVSSGSIQVARGQTAVLPCTFTTNAALTNLNVIWMVIPLSNANQPQQVILYQGGQIFGGAPQFYGRVGFAVTMPTTSASIFINNTQLSDTGTYQCLVNNLPDRGIRNIGVIGLTVLVPPSVPLCRIQGSLDVGSDITLTCSSEEGIPRPTYLWEKLDNVPRLPPTATQAHPRSIGLIAGAVATGAVVLVVCIVLVAVALFYWKNKHKEEEEEEIPNEIREDDLPPKCSSAAKTFHADASSSENDTLTSSNTYNSRYWNDPKANHATDSFTRFSNSNDAHQPPFSRSGSTSARPVYANGGHPSPAPPKTLVVTASTAPSPQEVIRSNGSVSRKPRLPHTRSYAVSQATLERIGAVPVMVPAQSRAGSLV
- the IGSF11 gene encoding immunoglobulin superfamily member 11 isoform X1, which encodes MAPKILVETAIPLHMLPGPLVPPPGKQKGAQKSLVCPLEVSVSSGSIQVARGQTAVLPCTFTTNAALTNLNVIWMVIPLSNANQPQQVILYQGGQIFGGAPQFYGRVGFAVTMPTTSASIFINNTQLSDTGTYQCLVNNLPDRGIRNIGVIGLTVLVPPSVPLCRIQGSLDVGSDITLTCSSEEGIPRPTYLWEKLDNVPRLPPTATQDQVQGTVTLRNISTVSSGLYQCVASNAIGTSTCLLDLQVIAPHPRSIGLIAGAVATGAVVLVVCIVLVAVALFYWKNKHKEEEEEEIPNEIREDDLPPKCSSAAKTFHADASSSENDTLTSSNTYNSRYWNDPKANHATDSFTRFSNSNDAHQPPFSRSGSTSARPVYANGGHPSPAPPKTLVVTASTAPSPQEVIRSNGSVSRKPRLPHTRSYAVSQATLERIGAVPVMVPAQSRAGSLV